The following are encoded together in the Brassica napus cultivar Da-Ae chromosome A9, Da-Ae, whole genome shotgun sequence genome:
- the LOC106367652 gene encoding serine/arginine repetitive matrix protein 5-like, with protein sequence MPLLKILKLTPPTIFFLYGISFTIFFCQLLCILIVIIQHKKRRKKHSISLSFPHLLSEFYFFCPALYNRRPSMNDRSLKKSLSGKTNPPADDSIVGDADENLDLFSINRSGLTSLDAALIKPGKRSIEQAKVSKPELDDEKEHWNDQLNYTVPEVTLEALSKLVLQARNVTSQLQSISTTRAGTKDESDPSSKPTRSTSTVRPSNIPTLRPSSIPTLRPSSTVRSSSAPKKTTTTTTTASASVASPKRSVSRSLTPVSRKTPSRSSTPSRISTTIPTFKKAGDPQRSRSLTPRSKPQIATNSAAPSSRASVRSTSASSRPSLSSTPQTPPRGREKTVTLAFGRPVATTRNVTSPKRNTSPDVTRTRSKEKSASSSLIPSFSGLSRTPARAKPVKSSAAVSDPTRSGKKVSNASVQIANNHMDARKGKANPFLGTMLYPQSIKSYSRKWCGSSEGSSSSNQEEDEGKSLMKEENTEKSDSARYESLLDVKDVKDTNWLLNLDDESNHSLIFDSVFDSPPEPFSPL encoded by the exons ATGCCTCTTcttaaaatcttaaaactaaCCCCTCCCACTATCTTCTTCTTATATGGCATATCTTTCactattttcttttgtcaactcctttgtattttaattgttattattcaacacaaaaaaagaagaaagaaacattCTATTTCTCTGTCTTTTCCTCATCTCTTATCTGAATTTTATTTCTTCTGTCCTGCTTTGTATAACCGCCGGCCGTCGATGAACGATCGGAGTCTGAAAAAGTCTCTATCTGGAAAAACCAACCCCCCTGCGGATGATTCCATAGTTGGAGATGCTGACGAGAACTTGGATCTCTTCTCAATCAATCGTAGTGGCTTGACTTCTTTGGACG CTGCTTTGATTAAACCAGGAAAACGTTCTATCGAACAAGCTAAAGTTTCTAAACCTGAACTTGATGATGAGAAAGAACATTGGAATGACCA GCTTAATTATACCGTTCCTGAAGTTACATTAGAAGCTCTTTCTAAATTGGTTCTACAAGCTAGAAACGTAACTTCCCAGCTTCAGTCAATTTCTACCACAAGAGCTGGTACAAAG GACGAGAGCGATCCATCTTCAAAACCAACGAGAAGCACTTCAACAGTACGTCCCTCAAACATTCCCACACTTCGTCCTTCCAGCATTCCAACACTTCGTCCCTCCAGCACTGTCAGGTCCTCGTCAGCCCCTAAGAAGactactacaacaacaacaacagcttcAGCTTCGGTTGCATCTCCAAAGAGAAGTGTCTCTCGATCTTTAACTCCTGTATCACGCAAAACACCATCACGATCTTCAACTCCTTCAAGAATCAGTACAACTATTCCTACTTTCAAGAAAGCTGGAGACCCTCAAAGATCAAGATCGTTGACTCCTAGGTCAAAGCCTCAGATTGCAACAAACTCAGCTGCACCTTCAAGTAGGGCCAGTGTGCGCTCTACGTCTGCGTCATCACGTCCATCACTTTCATCAACACCTCAGACACCGCCAAGAGGAAGAGAAAAAACAGTCACTCTAGCGTTTGGTCGACCAGTGGCAACCACAAGGAATGTAACTTCGCCCAAACGTAACACATCTCCTGATGTTACAAGAACGAGGTCCAAAGAGAagtctgcttcttcttctttgattccTTCCTTTTCAGGCCTTTCACGTACACCAGCAAGGGCAAAGCCTGTTAAGTCATCTGCAGCTGTTTCGGATCCAACAAGGTCCGGAAAAAAAGTGTCAAATGCTTCGGTTCAAATTGCTAACAATCACATG GACGCACGAAAGGGGAAAGCAAATCCGTTTTTAGGCACAATGTTGTACCCACAAAGCATCAAATCTTATTCAAGAAAGTGGTGTGGTAGTAGTGAAGGAAGCAGCAGCAGTAACCAGGAAGAGGACGAAGGAAAAAGCCTAATGAAAGAAGAAAACACAGAGAAGAGTGACAGTGCTCGTTACGAGTCACTCTTGGATGTTAAAGATGTCAAGGATACTAACTGGCTACTTAACCTTGATGATGAGTCTAATCATTCTCTCATCTTCGACAGTGTTTTCGACTCTCCTCCTGAGCCATTCTCTCCTCTTTGA